In bacterium, one genomic interval encodes:
- a CDS encoding BamA/TamA family outer membrane protein: protein MKRWITLLTLILLSSVAIPAPLGELLRVEWHGAEKILRSQLQSSFPIAIGETIDSIRIQAGLDTTLHRLASLGYAVIKLDSANWIPKRYGGDLHIYLNDTQPLQIETITFTGDSLPANRIGLRPGDPYDRNTLLEIIDEWFDNRARTGHTFAAVTWDSGVIQKQSTHIGLSLHGALDTGQVVIINGMTIPGGESTKPELWVRESRLKFPFRYNPDRIAKAKKFLIATGRFETMSDPEVVTFGPNTILRFPSRIRNAIRIDAVAGYLPPVGTTPSAVSGKIDLGLYQLFGSLRKLAVHWAKPDRISQEFSLQYTEPWLFSVPLALQVGAESQIRDSLYSELKLSLTLEWQMNDAITLHSGYSSREVNADSAAVIALGFSQITGSSWIGGAAYDGRDDQWNPRTGIHLVGEWEYRNLSLQESNQSSIQLQGLRFQLEQSLPQGRSLSWYFAVRGKEWESPPRTLPVTELFRIGGPGTVRGYREWEYSATRFAGATIEPRWLLTQNSRAYFFIDAGYLEWQQVSTSIERKLVGWGAGMWLAVRSGRIGFDLGWNHGDAPLDGKVSFRILQEF from the coding sequence ATGAAACGTTGGATTACACTCCTCACACTGATACTCCTATCTTCGGTCGCCATCCCGGCTCCCCTGGGGGAGTTACTTCGCGTCGAATGGCACGGCGCAGAAAAAATTCTTCGTTCTCAACTCCAATCGTCGTTTCCCATCGCCATCGGAGAAACCATTGATTCCATCCGGATCCAAGCCGGATTAGATACAACGTTACACCGTTTAGCGAGTCTTGGATACGCGGTCATCAAGCTCGATTCCGCCAATTGGATACCCAAACGGTACGGCGGTGACTTACACATTTACTTGAATGATACTCAACCACTCCAAATCGAAACGATCACATTTACCGGTGACTCCTTACCAGCGAATAGAATTGGACTTCGCCCCGGTGACCCCTATGATCGCAACACGTTATTAGAGATAATCGATGAGTGGTTCGATAACCGCGCGCGCACCGGACACACTTTTGCCGCCGTTACTTGGGATAGCGGCGTGATCCAGAAACAATCCACCCACATCGGACTATCCTTACATGGCGCACTCGATACCGGGCAAGTTGTTATCATAAATGGAATGACAATACCCGGCGGTGAATCTACAAAACCGGAATTGTGGGTTCGAGAAAGTCGTCTGAAGTTTCCGTTCCGCTACAATCCGGATCGTATCGCCAAAGCGAAAAAATTCCTTATTGCGACGGGACGATTTGAAACGATGAGCGATCCCGAAGTAGTGACTTTCGGTCCCAATACGATTCTCCGCTTCCCCTCCCGCATACGCAATGCAATTCGGATCGATGCTGTCGCGGGTTATCTCCCTCCGGTTGGCACTACTCCTTCCGCAGTATCGGGAAAAATCGATTTAGGGCTCTACCAACTATTCGGCAGCTTGCGGAAACTGGCAGTCCATTGGGCGAAGCCTGACCGAATCAGTCAAGAGTTTTCGCTGCAATACACCGAACCATGGTTGTTTTCCGTACCGTTGGCATTGCAAGTTGGCGCTGAGTCGCAAATCCGCGATTCATTGTACAGTGAACTAAAACTATCACTAACCCTTGAATGGCAAATGAACGATGCTATCACCCTTCATAGCGGTTATAGCTCTCGTGAAGTAAATGCTGATAGCGCGGCAGTTATTGCTCTCGGTTTCTCACAGATTACCGGTTCATCGTGGATTGGCGGTGCCGCCTATGATGGACGCGACGACCAATGGAATCCCCGAACAGGCATTCACCTCGTTGGAGAGTGGGAGTATCGCAATCTCAGTTTACAAGAATCCAACCAAAGCAGTATCCAGTTACAAGGTTTGCGTTTTCAATTGGAACAATCGTTGCCTCAAGGGCGTTCACTCTCTTGGTACTTTGCGGTGCGGGGAAAAGAATGGGAATCTCCGCCGCGAACGCTCCCAGTCACGGAGCTGTTTCGGATTGGCGGTCCCGGTACGGTTCGGGGATACCGGGAGTGGGAGTATTCGGCTACCCGGTTCGCCGGAGCGACGATTGAACCACGGTGGCTACTAACCCAAAACTCGCGTGCGTATTTCTTTATAGATGCTGGTTACTTGGAATGGCAACAAGTGTCGACCAGCATTGAACGAAAATTAGTCGGGTGGGGAGCCGGAATGTGGTTAGCGGTAAGATCCGGGCGAATCGGCTTTGATTTGGGGTGGAATCATGGTGATGCCCCACTTGATGGCAAGGTTAGTTTCCGCATCCTCCAAGAATTCTAA